One window from the genome of Camelus bactrianus isolate YW-2024 breed Bactrian camel chromosome 4, ASM4877302v1, whole genome shotgun sequence encodes:
- the LOC105061876 gene encoding interferon alpha-1-like: MARPLSLLMALVALSFDSICSLGCDLPQTHSLATRRTLVLLGQMRRISPSSCLKDRQDFGFPQEVLGGHRLQKAQAISVFHELVQQLFLLFSTEGSSAAWEDSLLHRLCTGLDQQLMELEACPKQEAELQGRLLLNEDPILDVRRYFHRITLYLQEKKYSPCAWEIVRAEVMRSFSSARHLQER, from the coding sequence ATGGCTCGACCCTTGTCCTTACTTATGGCCCTGGTGGCGCTCAGCTTCGACTCCATCTGCTCTCTGGGGTGTGACCTGCCTCAGACCCACAGCCTGGCCACCAGGAGGACCTTGGTGCTCCTGGGACAAATGAGGAgaatctccccctcctcctgcctgaagGACAGACAGGACTTTGGATTCCCTCAGGAGGTCCTTGGTGGCCACCGGCTCCAGAAGGCTCAAGCCATCTCTGTCTTCCATGAGCTGGTCCAgcagctcttcctcctcttcagcACAGAGGGCTCGTCTGCTGCCTGGGAGGACAGCCTCCTGCACAGACTCTGCACTGGGCTTGATCAGCAGCTGATGGAGCTGGAAGCCTGTCCGAAGCAGGAGGCGGAGCTGCAAGGGCGTCTCCTGCTGAATGAGGACCCCATCCTGGATGTGAGGAGATACTTCCACAGAATCACTCTCTATCTGCAAGAGAAGAAATACAGCCCTTGTGCCTGGGAGATCGTCAGAGCAGAAGTCATGAGATCCTTCTCTTCAGCGAGACACTTGCAAGAAAGATGA
- the LOC141577443 gene encoding interferon alpha-1-like, protein MARPLSVLMALVALSFDSICSLGCDLPQTHSLATRRTLVLLGQMRRISPSSCLKDRQDFGFPQEVLGGHRLQKAQAISVFHELVQQLFLLFSTEGSSAAWEDSLLHRLCTGLDQQLTELEACPKQEAELQGRPLLNEDPILAVRRYFHRITLYLQEKKYSPCAWEIVRAEVMRSFSSARHLQER, encoded by the coding sequence ATGGCTCGACCCTTGTCTGTACTCATGGCCCTGGTGGCGCTCAGCTTCGACTCCATCTGCTCTCTGGGCTGTGACCTGCCTCAGACCCACAGCCTGGCCACCAGGAGGACCTTGGTGCTCCTGGGACAAATGAGGAgaatctccccctcctcctgcctgaagGACAGACAGGACTTTGGATTCCCTCAGGAGGTCCTTGGTGGCCACCGGCTCCAGAAGGCTCAAGCCATCTCTGTCTTCCATGAGCTGGTCCAgcagctcttcctcctcttcagcACAGAGGGCTCGTCTGCTGCCTGGGAGGACAGCCTCCTGCACAGACTCTGCACTGGGCTTGATCAGCAGCTGACGGAGCTGGAAGCCTGTCCGAAGCAGGAGGCGGAGCTGCAAGGGCGTCCCCTGCTGAATGAGGACCCCATCCTGGCTGTGAGGAGATACTTCCACAGAATCACTCTCTATCTGCAAGAGAAGAAATACAGCCCTTGTGCCTGGGAGATCGTCAGAGCAGAAGTCATGAGATCCTTCTCTTCAGCGAGACACTTGCAAGAAAGATGA